ACTCTCCGCGGGTTCTCATCCTCGATGAGCCCTTCGAATCGGTGGACCCGGTCTCTTCGGGAATCATTCTCGACATCCTGCGTGCCTACGTCGCACACGGAGGCACGGTCGTCCTCTCCAGCCACGGCATGGATCTCGTCGAGCGCGTCTGCTCGCGGATCGCCGTGATCGTGGGCGGGAAGGTCCTCGCCGAAGGCACGGTGGACGAGGTGCGCGGTGAACAGTCGCTCGAAGAGCGCTTCACGGAGCTCACCCGCGGCGCTGGCGAGGTGGAGGGACTCGAGTGGTTGCACACGTTCTCCGCCTGAGACTGGCGCTGATGTTCGGTGCCCTGCGCGGGGACCGGCGACGCGTCTCGCGCACGGCGATCGAGCTGATCGTGCTGCTGGTCGCGACCGCCGCCACCGTTGCCGCAGTGCTGAGCCTGCAGACGGCGACCTCGGGCACCGCCACCACGGTGATCATCGTCGGCGGCGCACTGTTCATGCTCGGCTTCTTCCTCGCGCCGATCCTCGCCGGCACGGTCGACCAGCTCGACCCGCGGCGCTTCGCCGTCTTCGGGCTCAGCCTGCGCGGTCTGCCCTGGGTTCTCGCGCTCGCGGCTCTGATCAGCATGCCCACGCTCGCCTTGGCCGCTGTGATCATCGCTGTCGGCATCGTGGCGAGCGCTTTCGGTGCGCCACTCGTGCTGGCCGTTCTCGGCGGCGTGCTGGCACTGATCACAGCTGTGCTCGCTGCACGCATCGGGATGCTGCTGATCGCGCTCGCCCTTCCCGAGCGGCGTTCCCGCGAACTCACGGCCCTGTTCACTCTGGCGCTTGTCGTCGTCGCTGTCCCCGTCGGCGTCTTCGTCGCATCGATGAGCTGGAACGGTGATGTTCCGCCGGCTCTGGAGACCGCGGCCTCCGTCCTCAGCTACACGCCATTCGGTGCGGCCTTCGCGCTGCCCTTCGCCGCTGTCGCCGAGGAATGGGATGCCGTGTGGGTCATCGGTGTCATCGCCGTTGTGACCACCGGACTTCTCGCGGCACTTTGGGGCTGGCTCGTGCGCCGCGCGCTCACGACGACGGGGCGCCGTGCCGCATCGCGAGAACGTCCCGGCCTCGGATGGTTCGCGCTCCTGCCGTCGACGCCCTTCGGCGCGATCGCCGCGCGAAGCCTCGTGTACTGGCTGCGCGACCGTCGCTATCTCGTGAACGTGGCGATCGTCCCGATCGCGGGCGTTCTCTCGGCGGTTCCCCTCCTGGTCGCCGGTGTACCGCTCACCTATGCGGCGGCGCTGCCGGTTGCCGTGATGGCGCTCTTCTTCGGCTGGTTGCCGCACAACGACATCGCCTATGACTCCACCGCGTTCTGGACGCACGTCGTGAGTGACGTGCGCGGCATCGCGGATCGTCTGGGGCGCCTTGTGCCTATCGCCCTCATCTCCCTGCCGATCCTCGCCGTCGCCGTGCCGCTCACCCTCGCCGTGATCGGCCGATGGTCCCTGCTGCCGGTGTTCATCGGGCTTACGATGAGTCTGCTTCTGTCCGGATTCGGCCTGTCGAGCATCGCCTCTGTCGTGGCTCCCTACGCCGTCTCCCGCCCCGGCGACAGCCCGTTCCAGCAGCCGCAGCGCGCAACCTCCCGCGGTGCGTTCGGGCAGGCGGGCGCGCTCATCGGCGCGGTTGCGGTCTCCGCTCCCACGATCTGGCTCGCCTGGCTCGCGCTGAGCGACCCGACGGCGTCCGTCCAGGTACCGCTGTGGGTCGGCCTCGGCACCGGCATTCTTGTGCTGGCTGTCGGCGTTCTCGTCGGCGCGCGGTTCTACGAACGCCGCGAAGAGCGCGTCATGGAGTTCATCGAGACGGTCTGACGCCGCCCATCCGCTGACGATCGCGGCTAGAATCGCCGCTATGAGTACTCCGCTGGATGCCCCTGACGCCGGAGGCGTGGCCACACTCGACCGTGACCTCGAACGCCTTCTCGAAGAAGAGCTGCAGGAGCCGGGAGACCACGAGCGCTTCTCGCACTATGTCAAGAAAGAGAAGATCCTCGAGTCGGCGCTGACGGGCAAGCCCGTACGTGCGCTGTGCGGCAAGAAGTGGACTCCGGGTCGCGACCCCGAGAAGTTCCCGGTCTGCCCGACCTGCAAAGAGATCTACGAGTCGCTGACGAAGTAGGCGTCAGCGCGCGTCGACGTACACGGTCGGGATGGCCGGGTCCGACTTGCTGAGCGCGAGTGCGCGCACCGGCATCTCCTCGCGCACGCGCAGGTGGTGTGCGCGGGCGGATTCGGTGCCCTGCGGGCCCTCGTACGAGGAATCGATCTCGCCGCTCTCGACGAGCGTCACCTGCAGCGGGCGACCTCCTGGGTGCTCCTCGGCGGTGTCGATCTCGTCGAAGCCGGAGGAGACGGCGATGGTCTCGGCGACGGCGACGCCGTTCTCGAGCGTGCGGAAGGCCGCCTTGCGTCCGCCCTGGGAGCCTTTGTCCTGCGAGGCCT
The DNA window shown above is from Microbacterium keratanolyticum and carries:
- a CDS encoding DUF3039 domain-containing protein; this translates as MSTPLDAPDAGGVATLDRDLERLLEEELQEPGDHERFSHYVKKEKILESALTGKPVRALCGKKWTPGRDPEKFPVCPTCKEIYESLTK